A genomic window from Candidatus Binataceae bacterium includes:
- a CDS encoding DUF1329 domain-containing protein, which translates to MELGKKSAAVLAVVASALALAGVSAAQVKPGDFITKDNAAKVQGLLSPGNYVLVQKGMTMKIVPSDKLEWPPPFTAATEKYSPQVQLAPDGTLKNYVSGQPFPLLDPNDPTVATKIMWNFSFRPMYSDDIDMRFPEVASYGADASGEPLSYYTVGHFAFYNNIGRIEVPPVPTDPDGAASGVRYRFGFYPFLEPSSLRGYGMLRFRHIDPKQDDNVWVFNPQTRRLRRQSPEILSDAIAALPGFSGGGGGGGGMGGVGAGGGAPAYVNTLDPDSYFGFSAKIEDFTYKYLGDKNMLASVHAEHSPEQPCPTDGGKTICPEAWEMRHLYVVEADAKPGTDLSIPKRTLYLDAEGWFITASDQYDRNGALWKTIATFQTYRDRPVPDAKVAIYPYKRMFQLGLVDQDLQTGVSSVVYMPGPNSEERECWYIDMGTVDNAFFTPEKLQNAGH; encoded by the coding sequence ATGGAGTTAGGCAAGAAGTCCGCGGCTGTGCTGGCTGTGGTGGCATCCGCTTTGGCTCTGGCGGGCGTATCAGCAGCGCAGGTTAAGCCGGGAGATTTCATCACCAAGGACAACGCGGCGAAAGTCCAGGGGCTTCTGAGCCCCGGCAACTACGTGCTCGTGCAGAAGGGCATGACGATGAAAATCGTGCCGTCGGACAAGCTCGAGTGGCCGCCGCCGTTCACGGCCGCGACCGAGAAGTACTCGCCGCAGGTTCAGCTTGCGCCCGATGGAACATTGAAAAACTACGTCTCGGGCCAGCCCTTTCCGCTGCTTGATCCCAACGATCCGACCGTCGCGACGAAAATCATGTGGAACTTCAGTTTCCGCCCGATGTACAGCGACGATATTGATATGCGCTTTCCTGAGGTCGCAAGCTACGGAGCGGACGCGAGCGGCGAGCCGCTCAGCTACTACACGGTCGGACACTTCGCGTTCTATAACAATATCGGCCGCATCGAGGTGCCGCCCGTTCCGACCGATCCCGACGGGGCAGCAAGCGGTGTCCGTTACCGGTTTGGCTTTTATCCTTTCCTCGAGCCGTCCTCGCTGCGCGGCTATGGGATGCTGCGTTTCCGCCACATCGATCCGAAGCAGGATGACAACGTGTGGGTGTTCAATCCGCAAACCCGCCGACTGCGCCGTCAGTCGCCGGAAATCCTTTCCGACGCGATTGCGGCGCTGCCTGGTTTCTCGGGCGGGGGCGGCGGTGGTGGCGGTATGGGCGGAGTGGGCGCAGGCGGCGGCGCTCCGGCCTACGTCAACACGCTCGACCCAGATTCGTACTTTGGGTTCTCGGCCAAGATCGAAGACTTCACCTACAAGTACCTCGGTGACAAGAACATGCTGGCGTCCGTGCACGCCGAGCATTCGCCCGAGCAACCCTGTCCGACCGATGGCGGCAAGACGATTTGCCCCGAAGCCTGGGAGATGCGCCATCTCTACGTAGTCGAGGCGGACGCGAAGCCCGGGACGGATCTCTCGATCCCAAAGCGCACCCTCTACCTCGATGCCGAAGGATGGTTCATCACCGCCTCGGACCAATACGATCGCAACGGGGCGCTCTGGAAAACGATCGCGACCTTCCAGACCTATCGCGATCGCCCGGTGCCTGACGCGAAGGTCGCGATTTATCCCTACAAGCGGATGTTCCAGCTCGGCCTCGTCGATCAGGATTTGCAGACCGGGGTCAGCTCCGTCGTCTATATGCCGGGGCCGAACTCCGAGGAGCGCGAATGCTGGTATATCGACATGGGCACGGTCGATAACGCGTTTTTCACGCCGGAGAAGCTCCAGAACGCGGGGCACTGA
- a CDS encoding SDR family oxidoreductase, translating into MRVFVTGATGFIGSAIVEELVAAGHQVIGLARSDASAKALEAAGVLVHRGDIENLESLRSGAAVSDGVIHTAFNHDFSQYQANCETDRHAIEALGSALAGSNRPLIVSGGTAMLAPGGSGTEDDAVVPSAAGVPRSASEEATMALAAQGLPASIVRLPPSVHDTVKMGLVTPLIEIAREKRISAYVGDGTNRWPAVHRLDAAQVFTLALQKSSVGARFHAVAEEGVALKDIAEVIGRRLNIPVVAQSPEEAAEHFGWLGFFMGIDSPASSAQTRERLGWRPTHPGLLADLEHARS; encoded by the coding sequence ATGCGCGTTTTCGTCACCGGCGCCACGGGATTCATCGGTTCTGCGATTGTTGAGGAGCTGGTCGCCGCGGGTCATCAGGTGATTGGGCTCGCGCGCTCGGATGCCTCCGCGAAGGCCCTGGAAGCAGCGGGCGTGCTCGTGCATCGCGGCGATATCGAAAATCTCGAAAGCCTGCGCAGCGGCGCCGCGGTGTCCGACGGCGTCATCCACACCGCCTTTAACCACGATTTCTCACAATACCAGGCCAACTGCGAGACCGATCGACACGCGATCGAGGCACTCGGCTCGGCGCTGGCCGGCTCGAATCGTCCACTGATAGTCAGCGGCGGCACCGCGATGCTCGCGCCTGGTGGCTCTGGCACCGAGGATGACGCGGTGGTTCCCAGCGCCGCCGGCGTTCCGCGGAGCGCGTCCGAAGAGGCGACGATGGCACTGGCGGCGCAAGGCCTTCCCGCTTCCATCGTGCGTCTGCCGCCCTCGGTCCATGACACGGTGAAGATGGGCCTGGTTACGCCGCTGATCGAAATCGCGCGCGAGAAACGTATCTCGGCGTACGTTGGCGATGGCACGAATCGCTGGCCCGCGGTGCATCGCCTGGACGCGGCCCAGGTCTTTACTTTGGCATTGCAGAAGAGCTCAGTCGGCGCCCGCTTTCACGCGGTCGCAGAAGAGGGCGTCGCGCTCAAAGACATCGCCGAGGTCATCGGGCGCCGCCTGAACATTCCCGTCGTCGCGCAATCGCCCGAAGAAGCCGCCGAACACTTCGGCTGGCTCGGGTTCTTCATGGGCATTGATTCGCCCGCCTCGAGCGCACAAACGCGGGAGCGCCTCGGATGGCGTCCCACTCATCCCGGACTGCTCGCCGATCTCGAGCACGCGCGTTCTTGA